The following coding sequences are from one Candidatus Polarisedimenticolia bacterium window:
- a CDS encoding alkaline phosphatase family protein, which produces MTASRSACRASRLAAPALLACLLACGRPDGTAPGGDADRSSAGASGTGAADRSGEAGGRGRIVVFGIDGADWQVIEPLAARGRLPAFKRLIEEGATGTLLSQEPSASPSLWTTIATGVGPARHGIHGFVVGDGAGAAAHDDDPRAPRADGQAAVRPVTSGMRRAPAFWNILPRYGRKVGVVGWLVTWPAEPTNGYIVSSYLPYIYNWSTGRPLKGTIVKGIPRQTFPEALIDELEADKVKPAGLEGDLIGRFYDPIAVSGLPRDDRECVLGFLWSLACDETYRRIGERLYREYPVDLFAIYFGGVDVASHRFWKFAHPDALPYGVTPARAGVLGGVIDAYYVYLDGLLGEYMNRLGTDGTLVVLSDHGFKPVLFPGKPTTSGHHRLQGIIGFYGRGVKRGGRIASAGLVDVLPTLLRLLDVPIAQDLEGRVIADALDAGFLGSRPAASVATYGPLDRPAEPGESELDRNVLERLRSLGYIN; this is translated from the coding sequence ATGACCGCGTCCCGTTCCGCCTGCCGTGCCTCCCGTCTCGCCGCCCCGGCCCTGCTGGCCTGCCTTCTGGCCTGCGGTCGCCCCGATGGGACCGCCCCGGGAGGGGACGCCGATCGATCCAGCGCAGGCGCGTCCGGAACCGGGGCGGCGGATCGCTCCGGCGAGGCGGGCGGCCGGGGCCGAATCGTCGTCTTCGGAATCGACGGCGCCGATTGGCAGGTGATCGAGCCGCTGGCGGCCCGCGGGCGTCTGCCGGCATTCAAGCGGTTGATCGAGGAGGGGGCCACCGGCACGCTCCTCTCGCAGGAGCCGTCCGCCTCGCCGTCCCTGTGGACGACGATCGCCACGGGGGTCGGTCCGGCGCGCCACGGCATCCACGGGTTCGTCGTCGGGGACGGCGCGGGCGCCGCGGCGCACGACGACGATCCGCGGGCGCCTCGGGCCGATGGACAGGCCGCGGTCCGCCCGGTCACGAGCGGCATGCGACGGGCGCCGGCGTTCTGGAACATCCTGCCGCGCTACGGGCGCAAGGTCGGGGTCGTCGGGTGGCTCGTCACCTGGCCGGCCGAGCCGACCAACGGCTACATCGTCTCGTCGTACCTGCCCTACATCTACAACTGGTCCACCGGCCGGCCGCTGAAGGGGACGATCGTCAAGGGGATCCCGCGGCAGACCTTCCCCGAGGCGCTCATCGACGAGCTCGAGGCCGACAAGGTGAAGCCCGCCGGCCTCGAGGGGGATCTCATCGGCCGCTTCTATGATCCGATCGCGGTCTCGGGGCTGCCGCGCGACGATCGGGAATGCGTCCTGGGGTTTCTGTGGAGCCTCGCCTGCGACGAGACCTACCGCCGCATAGGCGAGCGGCTGTATCGGGAGTACCCCGTCGACCTGTTCGCGATCTACTTCGGCGGGGTCGACGTCGCCTCGCACCGCTTCTGGAAGTTCGCCCATCCGGACGCCTTGCCCTACGGCGTGACGCCCGCGCGGGCCGGGGTCCTGGGCGGGGTGATCGACGCGTATTACGTCTACCTGGACGGGCTCCTCGGAGAGTACATGAACCGGCTCGGCACCGACGGGACGCTGGTGGTCCTGTCGGATCACGGCTTCAAGCCGGTCCTCTTCCCCGGCAAGCCGACGACCTCCGGCCACCACCGCCTGCAGGGGATCATCGGCTTCTACGGCCGAGGGGTGAAAAGGGGGGGCCGGATCGCCTCGGCCGGCCTGGTCGACGTCCTCCCGACGCTCCTGCGGCTGCTCGACGTCCCGATCGCGCAGGACCTGGAAGGACGGGTCATCGCCGACGCCCTGGACGCCGGCTTCCTCGGGTCCCGTCCCGCCGCCAGTGTCGCGACCTACGGGCCTCTCGATCGTCCGGCCGAGCCGGGGGAGTCGGAGCTGGACCGGAACGTCCTGGAGAGGCTGCGCTCCCTCGGCTACATCAACTGA
- a CDS encoding hemolysin family protein: MIETYVPVYLACALLLVAGNAFFVAAEFAIVKVRATRIQEMATSGLPGSLLAREVVGNLEEYLGLCQLGITIVSLGLGWVGEEAFAGILQPVLSRLGAFAAPTAHTIAVIGAFVIITALHIVLGEQVPKFLAIRRPGRIARIAAPALVAFKRVFNPALFLLNGSANLILRLMGIRQMEEPSVSENELRIMFADSFRKGIITSSEAEIMERATRFADRSARDVMVPLERVVTWRFDRPVEENLALARAEKHTRYPVYDPRTNDLIGVINIKALALYSEKDASDCEASRLQDQTIVKELVRVPEDRRIDAVLKDLRRRRQHMAVVVDKQGKAIGILTMEDIIEEIFGEIEDEFEAAPGPAAIS, from the coding sequence GTGATCGAGACCTACGTTCCGGTGTACCTGGCCTGCGCCCTTCTCCTGGTGGCGGGGAACGCGTTCTTCGTGGCGGCGGAGTTCGCCATCGTCAAGGTGCGGGCCACCCGCATCCAGGAAATGGCGACCTCGGGCCTGCCGGGGTCGCTCCTGGCGCGCGAGGTCGTCGGGAATCTGGAGGAATACCTGGGGCTCTGCCAGCTGGGAATCACCATCGTCAGCCTTGGCCTGGGATGGGTGGGGGAGGAGGCGTTCGCGGGCATCCTCCAGCCGGTCCTCTCGCGCCTGGGCGCCTTCGCGGCCCCCACCGCCCACACCATCGCCGTCATCGGCGCCTTCGTCATCATCACGGCCCTGCACATCGTCCTGGGGGAGCAGGTGCCGAAGTTCCTGGCCATCCGCCGGCCCGGCCGGATCGCCCGGATCGCCGCGCCGGCCCTGGTGGCCTTCAAGCGCGTCTTCAACCCGGCGCTGTTCCTCCTGAACGGCAGCGCCAATCTGATCCTCCGTCTGATGGGGATCCGCCAGATGGAGGAGCCGTCGGTATCGGAGAACGAGCTTCGCATCATGTTCGCCGATTCCTTCCGCAAGGGGATCATCACCTCCAGCGAGGCGGAGATCATGGAACGGGCCACCCGCTTCGCGGACCGGAGCGCCCGGGACGTCATGGTCCCCCTGGAGCGCGTCGTGACCTGGAGGTTCGATCGCCCCGTGGAGGAGAATCTCGCCCTGGCGCGCGCCGAGAAGCACACGCGCTATCCGGTCTACGATCCCCGCACCAACGACCTGATCGGTGTCATCAACATCAAGGCCCTGGCGCTCTACAGCGAGAAGGACGCCTCCGACTGCGAGGCGTCGCGCCTGCAGGATCAAACCATCGTCAAGGAGCTCGTCCGCGTCCCGGAGGACCGGCGCATCGACGCCGTCCTCAAGGACCTGCGCCGCCGCCGGCAGCACATGGCGGTCGTCGTGGACAAGCAGGGGAAGGCGATCGGCATCCTGACCATGGAGGACATCATCGAGGAGATCTTCGGCGAGATCGAAGACGAGTTCGAGGCCGCTCCGGGACCCGCCGCGATTTCCTGA
- a CDS encoding electron transfer flavoprotein-ubiquinone oxidoreductase — MTTTERDTLDVDVLFVGGGPAGLAGAIRLRQLVREHNEAVARTGQGAPLEVSIVLLEKGREIGSHGISGAVLDPRGLLELYPDFLERGCPLESPVTDDGVWFLTGRRKFPFPIVPPPLRNHGNYVASLGKVVRWLAAQAEKEGVDLFPGFSAAEPLLDGDRVIGVRTGDKGIDRHGKRKPNFEAGIDIRAKVTVLAEGPRGTLAKALQARFHLDEGRMPQVYAVGLKEVWTCPKGSLPPGRVIHTMGFPLDRETFGGAFIYNMADDLLDIGLVVGLDYRNPRLDPHALFQALKTHPAIAPMLKGAKVLSYGAKAIPEGGIYAMPRPYLSGCLIAGDSASMLNGMRLKGIHTAMKAGQIAAEVILESLVASDTSAAFLARYETRFRESWAGHELWRVRNFHAGFRGGLLPGLIHSALQMVTGGRGLRDPLPSEPGHERLRSIRDQFGDGPLQPDEVAPRYDNPLMLDKLTDVYHSGTKHEEDQPVHLLVADTSICETRCAQEFGNPCQHFCPAAVYEMVPGEGGKRRLQINASNCVHCKSCDIMDPYQIITWVPPEGGGGPEYVKL, encoded by the coding sequence ATGACCACGACCGAGCGCGACACCCTGGACGTCGACGTCCTGTTCGTCGGCGGCGGGCCGGCGGGGCTCGCCGGCGCGATCCGGCTGCGCCAGCTCGTCCGGGAGCACAACGAGGCCGTGGCGCGCACCGGGCAGGGGGCGCCCCTCGAAGTGAGCATCGTCCTTCTGGAGAAGGGGCGCGAGATCGGATCGCACGGGATCTCGGGCGCCGTCCTCGACCCGCGGGGGCTTCTGGAACTCTATCCGGATTTCCTGGAGCGCGGCTGCCCGCTCGAGAGCCCGGTGACCGACGATGGGGTCTGGTTCCTGACCGGTCGCCGCAAATTTCCCTTTCCAATCGTCCCGCCGCCGCTTCGGAACCACGGCAATTACGTCGCCTCGCTCGGGAAGGTTGTCCGCTGGCTGGCGGCGCAGGCCGAGAAGGAAGGGGTCGATCTCTTTCCGGGGTTTTCCGCCGCGGAGCCGCTCCTGGACGGCGATCGGGTGATCGGCGTGCGCACCGGCGACAAGGGGATCGACCGGCACGGGAAGCGCAAGCCGAACTTCGAGGCGGGGATCGACATCCGCGCCAAGGTCACGGTCCTGGCCGAGGGGCCGCGCGGCACGCTGGCCAAGGCGCTCCAGGCGCGCTTCCACCTGGACGAGGGGCGGATGCCCCAGGTCTACGCCGTCGGACTCAAGGAGGTCTGGACCTGTCCCAAGGGGAGCCTGCCGCCCGGGCGCGTCATCCACACCATGGGGTTCCCGCTGGATCGGGAGACGTTCGGCGGCGCCTTCATCTACAACATGGCGGACGACCTGCTCGACATCGGCCTCGTCGTCGGCCTCGATTACCGGAACCCCCGCCTCGACCCGCACGCCCTGTTCCAGGCCCTCAAGACCCACCCCGCGATCGCACCGATGCTCAAGGGGGCGAAGGTCCTGTCGTACGGCGCCAAGGCGATCCCGGAGGGGGGGATCTACGCCATGCCCCGGCCTTACCTGTCCGGCTGCCTCATCGCCGGCGACTCGGCCTCGATGCTGAACGGCATGCGCCTCAAGGGGATTCACACCGCCATGAAGGCGGGGCAGATCGCCGCCGAGGTCATCCTCGAATCCCTCGTCGCCAGCGACACCTCGGCGGCGTTCCTGGCCCGCTACGAAACCCGCTTCCGTGAGTCATGGGCGGGGCACGAGCTGTGGCGCGTGCGGAATTTCCACGCCGGATTCCGCGGAGGCCTCCTGCCGGGCCTGATCCACTCGGCGCTGCAGATGGTGACCGGCGGCCGCGGCCTGCGCGATCCCCTTCCTTCGGAGCCCGGGCATGAGCGCCTTCGATCGATCCGGGATCAGTTCGGGGACGGCCCGCTGCAGCCCGACGAGGTGGCGCCGCGCTACGACAACCCGCTGATGCTCGACAAGCTGACCGACGTCTATCACTCCGGGACGAAGCACGAGGAGGACCAGCCGGTCCACCTGCTGGTCGCCGACACCTCGATCTGCGAGACGCGCTGCGCCCAGGAGTTCGGCAATCCCTGCCAGCACTTCTGCCCGGCGGCGGTGTACGAGATGGTCCCCGGAGAGGGCGGCAAGCGCAGGCTCCAGATCAACGCCAGCAACTGCGTCCACTGCAAGTCCTGCGACATCATGGACCCCTACCAGATCATCACCTGGGTGCCCCCCGAGGGGGGCGGCGGCCCCGAGTACGTCAAGCTGTAG
- a CDS encoding Zn-dependent hydrolase: MTSRTIPSRIMGPVVIGTLLLGAAAPGAHDENEIRARLLAYAPVRLQADLSGLGAREREALGKIVTAVNAVDEVYWKQMGRQALEARRALESASTPVEKLYRDFLLINYGPFDIRNDNERFTPAGSPTGRRLPGAGFYPEDMTKEEFERRLQAFPELKEEFERNDTVIRRIDGALVALPYEKVYLDQLAVASRALAEAAALVESPGLRRYLSLRSEALLRGDYYASDAAWLDVKDNQIDVVIGPIETYDDLLMGLKASYEGAALVKDAKASGALEVYKQNLPGMAKALPVEDAFKKSNTGSGNVLEILNVVRFSGDFNAGIKTVAASLPNDERVLQDKGAKKQIYKNVLEAKFDAILLPIAQILLPKKDQPLVTKEAFVTNVLLHELSHTLGVDYVAGKKDLTVRRALLERYPAIEEAKADVVGMFDMQHLVAQEIFTEEEAEENRATYLASIFRSVRFGTEDAHGRANAIQLNYLLAEEGIDFDRKRGEFSVRPRKFDAAIAGLAKTLLEIEATGDYDRAGALIKKLGTLDPAVREALKRIEQVPVDVVFTYPL; the protein is encoded by the coding sequence ATGACTTCCAGGACGATCCCTTCGCGGATCATGGGCCCGGTCGTGATCGGCACCCTGCTCCTGGGCGCAGCGGCGCCCGGGGCCCATGACGAAAACGAGATCCGCGCCCGCCTCCTGGCCTACGCCCCGGTGCGTCTCCAGGCCGACCTGTCCGGTCTCGGCGCCCGCGAGCGCGAGGCGCTCGGGAAGATCGTGACGGCGGTGAACGCCGTGGACGAGGTCTACTGGAAGCAGATGGGCCGCCAGGCCCTGGAGGCGCGCCGGGCGCTGGAATCCGCCTCCACGCCGGTCGAGAAGCTGTATCGCGATTTCCTGCTCATCAACTACGGACCGTTCGACATCCGCAATGACAACGAGCGATTCACCCCGGCCGGGTCGCCGACGGGCCGGCGCCTGCCGGGCGCCGGCTTCTATCCCGAAGACATGACCAAGGAGGAATTCGAGCGGCGCCTGCAGGCCTTCCCCGAGCTGAAGGAGGAGTTCGAGAGGAACGACACGGTCATCCGGCGGATCGACGGGGCGCTCGTGGCGCTGCCGTACGAGAAGGTCTACCTCGATCAGCTGGCCGTGGCGTCGCGGGCCCTGGCGGAGGCGGCCGCCCTGGTCGAGAGCCCGGGCCTCAGGCGGTACCTGTCGCTGCGCTCGGAGGCCCTCCTGCGCGGGGACTACTATGCGTCGGACGCGGCCTGGCTGGACGTCAAAGACAACCAGATCGACGTCGTGATCGGACCGATCGAGACCTACGATGACCTCCTGATGGGGCTGAAGGCCTCGTACGAAGGGGCCGCGCTGGTGAAGGACGCGAAGGCCTCGGGGGCGCTCGAGGTCTACAAGCAGAACCTGCCCGGGATGGCGAAGGCCCTGCCGGTGGAGGACGCCTTCAAGAAGTCGAACACCGGCAGCGGCAACGTGCTGGAGATCCTGAACGTCGTGCGGTTCTCGGGCGACTTCAACGCCGGCATCAAGACGGTGGCGGCGTCGCTCCCCAACGACGAGCGCGTCCTCCAGGACAAGGGGGCCAAGAAGCAGATCTACAAGAACGTCCTGGAGGCCAAGTTCGACGCCATCCTCCTGCCGATCGCCCAGATCCTGCTGCCGAAGAAGGACCAGCCTCTGGTGACGAAGGAGGCCTTCGTGACCAACGTGCTCCTGCACGAGCTGTCGCACACGCTCGGGGTCGACTACGTGGCGGGGAAGAAGGACCTGACGGTGCGCCGGGCGCTCCTGGAGCGCTACCCGGCCATCGAGGAGGCGAAGGCGGACGTCGTCGGCATGTTCGACATGCAACACCTCGTGGCGCAGGAGATCTTCACGGAGGAAGAGGCCGAGGAGAACCGCGCGACGTACCTCGCCTCGATCTTCCGATCGGTCCGCTTCGGGACCGAGGACGCGCACGGCCGCGCCAACGCCATCCAGCTCAACTACCTGCTCGCGGAAGAAGGGATCGACTTCGACCGCAAGAGGGGGGAGTTCTCGGTCCGCCCGCGCAAGTTCGATGCGGCGATCGCGGGGCTGGCGAAGACCCTCCTCGAGATCGAGGCGACGGGGGACTACGACCGCGCCGGCGCCCTCATCAAGAAGCTCGGCACGCTCGACCCGGCGGTGCGCGAGGCGCTGAAGCGGATCGAGCAGGTGCCGGTCGACGTCGTCTTCACCTACCCGCTCTGA
- a CDS encoding cold-shock protein codes for MTKGKVKWFNNSKGYGFIQQEDGTDIFVHFSAIKGDGYKTLEEGQAVEFEVTQGPKGLQAAGVSKI; via the coding sequence GTGACCAAGGGCAAGGTGAAGTGGTTCAATAACAGCAAGGGTTACGGCTTCATTCAGCAGGAGGACGGCACGGATATTTTCGTCCATTTCTCCGCCATCAAGGGGGATGGGTACAAGACCCTGGAGGAAGGACAGGCCGTCGAGTTCGAGGTCACCCAGGGACCCAAAGGCCTCCAGGCCGCAGGCGTCTCCAAGATCTGA
- a CDS encoding tetratricopeptide repeat protein, protein MPRRRNPPIHSSALPLIAALMAFVVALACGEADPARTLAEARRLREQGQSREAADLLARLIERSPGDYTLHYERGLALLAAGSHKEALGEAGSAIEADPKAADARLLRADALMALSRDEEALPELRQVVGSEPTRAGVHRRMGIIHARAGRLQQAMNQFEKELQVNPQDAETLTEAGIFYLQSGQIPEAAERLERAVSVAPKSPRARQFLAEVRFKQSRHQEGLDLQKSALADDPGNVMLVVNHAAALETYSDPHVAEEVLKSALDRGLKDVRIYVQLGRHYREWLRFDEAIAVLKQAIAIDPASSDAHFHLARTYLNGARTAEALAEFREASRLAPTDPYAYYYIGSILAGQGNVGEAIPLYRRSLELDALNPKAHYSLAKALAKTGNQQEAAAEFARHAEILKRLREIKQEGVATAD, encoded by the coding sequence ATGCCCCGCCGGAGAAACCCGCCAATCCACAGCTCTGCCCTGCCCCTGATTGCCGCGCTCATGGCGTTCGTCGTCGCGCTCGCTTGCGGCGAGGCCGATCCGGCCCGGACGCTGGCCGAAGCGCGGCGCCTGCGCGAACAGGGGCAATCCAGGGAGGCCGCAGACCTGCTCGCCCGGCTGATCGAACGATCGCCCGGCGACTACACACTGCACTATGAGCGTGGGCTGGCCCTGCTCGCCGCCGGCAGCCACAAGGAGGCGCTGGGGGAAGCCGGGAGCGCCATCGAGGCCGACCCCAAGGCCGCTGACGCGCGCCTGCTGCGCGCCGACGCTCTGATGGCGCTCAGCCGCGACGAGGAGGCCCTCCCGGAGCTCCGGCAGGTGGTCGGGTCCGAACCGACCCGCGCGGGAGTGCATCGGCGGATGGGGATCATCCACGCGCGGGCGGGGCGGCTGCAGCAGGCGATGAACCAGTTCGAGAAGGAGCTGCAGGTCAACCCGCAGGACGCCGAGACGCTCACGGAGGCCGGGATCTTCTACCTCCAGTCCGGCCAGATCCCCGAGGCGGCGGAACGCCTCGAGCGCGCCGTCTCCGTGGCCCCGAAGTCGCCGCGCGCCCGCCAGTTCCTGGCGGAGGTCCGGTTCAAGCAGTCCCGCCACCAGGAGGGGCTCGATCTGCAGAAGAGCGCCCTCGCCGATGATCCCGGCAACGTGATGCTGGTCGTGAACCACGCCGCAGCGCTCGAGACCTACAGCGACCCGCACGTGGCCGAAGAGGTCCTCAAGTCCGCGCTGGACCGCGGCCTCAAGGACGTCCGCATCTACGTGCAGCTCGGCAGGCACTACCGCGAATGGCTGCGCTTCGACGAGGCGATCGCCGTCCTGAAGCAGGCGATCGCCATCGATCCGGCCAGTTCCGACGCCCATTTCCACCTCGCCCGGACCTATCTCAACGGGGCGAGAACCGCCGAGGCGCTGGCGGAGTTTCGCGAGGCAAGCCGCCTGGCCCCCACCGACCCCTACGCGTACTACTACATCGGCTCGATCCTCGCCGGACAGGGGAACGTCGGCGAGGCGATCCCGCTGTACCGCCGGTCGCTCGAGCTCGACGCGCTCAACCCGAAGGCCCACTACTCGCTGGCGAAGGCCCTGGCGAAGACCGGCAACCAACAGGAGGCGGCCGCGGAGTTCGCGCGGCACGCCGAGATCCTCAAGAGGCTCCGTGAAATCAAGCAAGAAGGCGTCGCGACCGCCGACTGA
- a CDS encoding CRTAC1 family protein, which translates to MKSSKKASRPPTECRIRHAAPAGLGTAAALLALLSAGAAGSPPAAGPGAAATRPAPRFVNTAREAGLVLNNVSGEIKKLTIDETVGNGVCLYDVDGDDRIDVFIPNGSRKRPFPAGEAPRSALYRNRGDGTFEDVTERAGVASRGYWAQGCAFGDYDDDGRPDLFLTGFGRYILYRNLGDGKFQDVTRSSGLGGRGWSTGAAFGDYEGDGRLDLYVSHYVDFDPAGPPLPLPGSLRNCFYKGTPVICGPGGLKKSIGRLFHNEGGGKFRDVTRQAGLVTEPSGYGLGAVWTDLDLDGDLDLYVANDSTPSWLYRNDGRGRFTEIGAMAGAAYSEDGRAQSGMGVASGDYDNDGWFDLMVTNFSHDYSTLRHNDGSLQFTDVSMFSGVGVATLPYLGWGTGFPDYDNDGRADLFIANGHVFPGIDEKRLGTTWKQPNQLFHNEGGGRFQEVTSQAGPGFQELHSARGAAFGDLDDDGDIDIVVNNIDEPPSLLRNDGGNASRWIGFRLAGAPRNRGAVGARVTVVAGSLRQVKEIQAGSSHNSSNDPRLLFGLGTAPSVDRIEVRWPGGRIQALTGLQVGRYHVIREPEPGHP; encoded by the coding sequence GTGAAATCAAGCAAGAAGGCGTCGCGACCGCCGACTGAGTGCCGGATCCGTCACGCGGCGCCGGCCGGTCTCGGGACCGCGGCGGCGCTCCTGGCCCTCCTGAGCGCCGGGGCGGCCGGCTCCCCGCCCGCCGCCGGTCCCGGCGCGGCCGCCACGCGGCCGGCCCCACGGTTCGTCAATACCGCGCGCGAAGCGGGTCTCGTCCTGAACAACGTCAGCGGCGAGATCAAGAAACTCACAATCGACGAGACCGTCGGGAACGGCGTCTGTCTTTACGACGTGGACGGCGACGACCGGATCGACGTCTTCATTCCGAATGGCTCGCGCAAGCGCCCCTTTCCCGCCGGAGAGGCGCCGCGCTCCGCCCTGTACCGCAACCGGGGGGACGGCACCTTCGAGGACGTCACGGAAAGGGCGGGAGTCGCCTCCCGGGGTTACTGGGCCCAGGGTTGCGCCTTCGGCGACTACGACGACGACGGGCGTCCGGATCTGTTTCTCACCGGGTTCGGCCGCTACATCCTGTACCGCAACCTGGGGGACGGGAAGTTCCAGGACGTCACGCGGTCCTCCGGCCTCGGCGGGCGCGGCTGGAGCACCGGCGCCGCGTTCGGCGACTACGAAGGCGACGGCCGGCTCGACCTTTACGTGTCGCACTATGTCGATTTCGACCCCGCCGGCCCTCCCCTGCCCCTCCCCGGATCCCTGCGGAACTGCTTCTACAAAGGGACGCCGGTCATCTGCGGCCCGGGGGGGTTGAAGAAGTCGATCGGCCGGCTGTTCCACAACGAGGGCGGCGGAAAGTTCCGGGACGTGACGCGCCAGGCCGGGCTCGTGACCGAGCCGTCCGGCTACGGCCTCGGCGCGGTCTGGACCGACCTAGATCTCGACGGCGATCTCGACCTGTACGTGGCCAACGACAGCACGCCGAGCTGGCTCTACAGGAACGACGGACGGGGGCGATTCACCGAGATCGGCGCCATGGCCGGCGCGGCCTACAGCGAAGACGGGCGCGCGCAGTCCGGGATGGGGGTCGCGTCAGGCGACTACGACAACGACGGATGGTTCGACCTGATGGTCACCAATTTCTCGCACGACTACTCCACCCTGCGCCACAACGACGGCTCCCTGCAGTTCACCGACGTGTCGATGTTCTCGGGCGTCGGTGTCGCGACCCTGCCCTACCTCGGCTGGGGCACCGGCTTTCCGGACTACGACAACGACGGCCGCGCCGACCTGTTCATAGCCAACGGCCACGTCTTTCCGGGCATCGACGAGAAGCGCCTCGGCACGACGTGGAAGCAGCCGAACCAGCTGTTTCACAACGAGGGCGGCGGCCGCTTCCAGGAGGTCACCTCCCAGGCCGGCCCGGGCTTCCAGGAGCTTCACAGCGCCCGCGGCGCGGCCTTCGGCGATCTCGACGACGACGGCGACATCGATATCGTCGTGAACAACATCGACGAGCCCCCCAGCCTGCTGCGCAACGACGGCGGCAACGCCTCCCGCTGGATCGGCTTTCGCCTCGCCGGCGCCCCCCGCAACCGCGGCGCCGTCGGCGCCCGCGTCACCGTCGTCGCGGGCTCGCTCCGCCAGGTGAAGGAGATCCAGGCCGGCTCGTCCCACAACTCGTCGAACGACCCCCGCCTCCTGTTCGGTCTCGGCACCGCCCCCTCCGTCGACCGTATCGAGGTCCGCTGGCCCGGCGGCCGCATACAGGCTCTCACTGGATTGCAGGTAGGCAGGTATCACGTCATCCGCGAACCCGAACCAGGGCACCCCTGA